AAAATGCAACGGTGATTGCCAGCGCTATCAGCGTCATCATTCCGGGTAATTTCTTTTTGATCTCCTCTATCATGCCATTAAGGAACGGCCAGCCACCGTAGAAGTACACCACTGCTGAGAGTGCAAACAGAACATACTGATCCCCTCTGAATGTAAAAGTGAATCCTAAAAACCTCTGTATTAGAGGAGAGAGTAGCAGTATCGGGATCGTAAGTATTGCGGAGATTATAAAGCGCTTCTTGAAGTCCTCCATCATCATCTTGTGATGCTCCGCGTGGGAGTGTTTGTGTTCTTCGTGCCCCTCGTGCTCGTGTCCGGCGTGTTCTTCATGGGCGTGTTCGTGCCCTTCATGCATCTCATGTTCCATCCCGTGCTCCTCATGCCCACTTTCGTGGGCGTGCTCCATGTTCTTCATCTCGGGAGCTTTTTCAGCTCCATCGTGCACGTGTTCGCCGTGCACCATCTTTTTCTCATCCATATCAGACACCATATGCATAATTTCTCCAAGATAGTATTTAACCATTTTCATTTCAAATTTGAAAGATTACGAAAACTAAATCGTGACTAAAAAGAAAAAGTAATTGAGTTCATTCCTTCATCATGTTCTCGATTTCCTTCAGCCTCTTTTCAGGTTCGAGATCCTCACCAGCGGATGAGATCATAAGACCCTCGGCCATCTCAACGGTTTCGAGGTCGAACTCACCGGTCAGGATGCTCTCGCTGGTGAGGTCTATCATCGTGTTCAGCGCATCCTCAAGGTTCTCGACCTTGCCCATTGCCTTTTCAAACTCGACCTGCATCTTTGCCACGTCCTCTGCTCCCGGCCCTTCGGCTATGCTCTTAACAACGTCTTTGCTGAACTGAATGAAGTCTGCAGAAACCTTCACAAGCTCCCTCTGAATCTCGGCCTCCTCCATGAGGAGGAGTAGCCTCTTCGCCTGCTTTATCCTTTCCTCAAGGGCAAGGTACTTCATGGCGCTCCTCTTGAGGAGGGCCTCGTCACCGAGCTTCGCCGCCTCCTTCCCCTGGAGAAAAATCTTACGCTTCAAATTTTCGAGGTTGCTGATGTACTGCTTCAACGCCATCTTGGCCTTCCTCATGCGTATCTTCCTCTCTATCTCCTTCTCTTCCTTCGACTTCCAGAGCTTGACCATAACCTTCACACCTCCCCAAACACGACGACAGTCACGTTGTCTTTGGTAACCTTCAGGGCTTCCCCGATCAGCGCCTCCGCTGCCGTCCTGGGGTCTGATTCAAAGACGAGCTTTCCTATAATCCCCTCATCGATGTAGTCGTGGAGGCCGTCCGTGCTGAGAAGCAGGACATCCCCGGCTTTCAGCTCCCACACGTAGGAATCAATCCCAAAGTCAACGCCGAGGGCCTTTGTAACGACGTGCCTCATGGGATGTTCTCTGGCCTCCTCCTCCCTAATGACTCCGCGCTCAATGAGCTCCTGAACCACCGAGTGATCCCTTGTCCTCTCAGCTATCTCTCCACCCCTCACAAGATAGGCCCTGCTGTCGCCGGTGTTTGCTATTATTCCCTTTCCGTTTCTCACGAATGCGGAGGTAAGCGTCGTGCCCATCTTCCCCGGCCCGGGCGACATCTCCACCATCCTGCGGTGGGCATCCTCGTAGGCCCTTAGAAGGAGGTCCTTTACTCTCTCCACTCCCATGCCGCGTGTATAACCCCTCTCAAAGGTCTCACGGAGCAATTCAACGGCCACCTTCGAGGCCAGCTCTCCCCCCTCATGCCCCCCAAGGCCGTCGGCAACGGCCAGGAGGTAGGCGTCGCCGAGGGGCAGGATGAGGAACGCGTCCTCGTTCTTCGCCCTGCCCCCGGGGTGCGAGATGCCCCAGACGATCCCATCAACGCCACCGGCTTGCCCGCTCATCCCCCGAACTCCTCCGCCCACTTTTCATAGCGCTCGATGTCCTTCTTTGTCAGGGGGCTCTTTATCTTCCTGAACGCCTCCTCGAAGTCCCTCATCTCAAGCGGGCGAGTTCTCAATGAGCGCTTCCTCAGCTCCTCGAACGGAAGCCCAGCAAGCCTGTGGAGGTCTCTGTTCTCCTCACGGATCATGTTCCATATGGCCTCCTGACACAGGTTCCTGATGTCCCTGCCGGAGTATAGACGCC
Above is a genomic segment from Thermococcus sp. SY098 containing:
- a CDS encoding PP2C family protein-serine/threonine phosphatase gives rise to the protein MSGQAGGVDGIVWGISHPGGRAKNEDAFLILPLGDAYLLAVADGLGGHEGGELASKVAVELLRETFERGYTRGMGVERVKDLLLRAYEDAHRRMVEMSPGPGKMGTTLTSAFVRNGKGIIANTGDSRAYLVRGGEIAERTRDHSVVQELIERGVIREEEAREHPMRHVVTKALGVDFGIDSYVWELKAGDVLLLSTDGLHDYIDEGIIGKLVFESDPRTAAEALIGEALKVTKDNVTVVVFGEV